The proteins below are encoded in one region of Chrysemys picta bellii isolate R12L10 chromosome 4, ASM1138683v2, whole genome shotgun sequence:
- the LOC135983312 gene encoding olfactory receptor 5AR1-like, with amino-acid sequence MLKGNHTTVTEFILLGFTDNQPLRVMLFVVFLLIYLLILVENLRMVTLIKIESRLHTPMYFFLSNLALLDVGYSTVIAPQTLMAFAVESKAITFTGCALQFYFFCIAVSCECCLLGVMAYDRFTAICSPLLYTVIMSKRFCVLLVLGSYLASWVNATVQTIFIFRLSFCGSNIINHFFCDVPPILKLACYGTHITDIVHFTFSIVIITSTLLTIVTSYVYIVVAILRINSMEGRRKAFSTCTSHLTTIAIFYGTVIFMYLRPSSKYSMDQDKIISVFYTLLIPMLNPLIYSLRNKEVKEAFRRMIGRFFFSVNVKVETLF; translated from the coding sequence ATCTTGTTGGGATTCACGGACAACCAGCCCCTGAGAGTCATGCTCTTTGTGGTATTTCTGTTGATCTACCTGCTCATCCTGGTGGAGAATCTCAGGATGGTCACTTTAATCAAGATTGAGTCCcggcttcacacccccatgtactttttcctcagtaacCTGGCCCTCTTAGATGTCGGCTACTCCACCGTCATCGCTCCCCAGACACTgatggcctttgcagtggagagCAAAGCAATTACATTCACTGGGTGCGCTCTGCAGTTCTACTTCTTCTGCATTGCTGTGTCCTGTGAGTGCTGCCTGTTGGGGGTGATGGCGTATGATCGcttcacagccatctgcagccCATTGCTGTACACCGTCATCATGTCCAAGCGGTTCTgcgtgctgctggtgctgggctCGTACCTAGCCAGCTGGGTAAATGCAACAGTTCAGACTATATTTATATTCCGTTTGTCCTTCTGTGGATCaaacatcatcaatcatttcttctgtgatgtgcccCCCATCCTGAAACTGGCCTGCTATGGCACCCACATCACAGACATTGTTCACTTCACCTTTTCTATTGTAATTATAACATCTACTCTCCTGACCATTGTCACCTCCTATGTGTACATTGTGGTTGCTATTCTAAGGATCAACTCCATGgagggcaggcgcaaagccttctccacctgcacctcccacctgacGACCATCGCCATCTTCTACGGAACggtcatttttatgtatttacgGCCCAGTTCAAAGTACTCCATGGACCAGGACAAAATCATCTCTGTGTTTTATACCCTGTtgatccccatgctgaaccccctgatctacagcctgaggaacaaggaggtgaaagagGCTTTTAGGAGGATGataggaaggttttttttctcaGTGAATGTAAAGGTGGAGActttattttga